From the genome of Novipirellula aureliae, one region includes:
- a CDS encoding alpha-L-fucosidase, with product MKTTCRWMTIGCLLLLVSMPAARGQWEASKEGLVNAAEREEEFMDWGLGMFIHWSLDSQLGSVISHSMVGANEKYLDRFINDLPKTFNPKRYDPDEWMDIAQLAGVKYMVLTTKHHSGFCLWDSKTTDFDIMNTPYKKDIVREYVDACRKRGLKVGFYFSPEDFYFLHQQGHVVRRSGDHSRISKNQELLDYDKQQMKELLTNYGPIDVVFLDAFDNAQIRDYVHELQPNCLVTRGEMATPEQKIPDAPIPGPWESCFTLGTQWQFKPTNEEYKSGGKLIEMLIETRAKGGNLLINVGPEPSGIIPFEQERVFRELALWMFINDEAIHNVRPCKVVGEDNVWYTQSKDGKCVYVFMTEFTGKDRWKHGERKNIVLKNWKATDQSKVSVLGQNDKVLEYNPKADPTSRVKQTDAGIELSIMRAQRIYNNKAWPNTVVLKLENVEFVGNTD from the coding sequence ATGAAGACAACTTGTAGATGGATGACGATAGGATGCCTCTTGCTGTTGGTGTCGATGCCTGCCGCCCGTGGGCAATGGGAAGCGAGCAAGGAAGGGTTGGTCAACGCCGCGGAGCGCGAAGAGGAGTTTATGGACTGGGGCCTCGGTATGTTTATCCATTGGTCATTGGATTCACAACTGGGATCGGTCATCAGTCACTCCATGGTAGGAGCGAATGAAAAATACCTAGATCGCTTCATCAACGACCTGCCGAAAACCTTCAATCCAAAGCGATACGATCCGGACGAGTGGATGGATATCGCCCAACTGGCCGGTGTCAAATACATGGTCTTAACCACCAAACACCACAGTGGTTTTTGTCTTTGGGACTCCAAGACGACCGACTTTGACATCATGAACACGCCGTACAAGAAGGACATTGTGCGTGAGTATGTCGATGCCTGTCGCAAGCGAGGTCTGAAGGTTGGCTTCTATTTTTCGCCCGAGGATTTCTATTTTCTGCACCAGCAAGGGCATGTGGTTCGCAGGAGTGGCGACCATTCCAGGATTTCCAAGAACCAGGAACTGCTCGATTACGACAAGCAGCAAATGAAGGAACTACTGACAAACTACGGACCCATTGATGTTGTTTTTCTAGATGCGTTCGACAATGCACAAATCCGAGATTACGTCCATGAGTTGCAGCCCAATTGCCTTGTAACGCGAGGCGAGATGGCGACGCCGGAACAAAAAATCCCGGATGCTCCTATCCCTGGACCCTGGGAATCCTGCTTCACACTCGGGACACAGTGGCAATTCAAACCTACCAATGAAGAATACAAGAGCGGTGGAAAACTGATTGAGATGTTGATTGAGACCCGAGCTAAGGGAGGCAATTTATTGATCAATGTCGGCCCCGAGCCCTCTGGAATCATTCCGTTTGAGCAGGAACGTGTGTTCCGTGAATTGGCTCTTTGGATGTTCATCAACGACGAGGCGATCCACAACGTGCGTCCCTGCAAAGTCGTGGGCGAAGACAACGTCTGGTACACCCAATCCAAGGATGGAAAATGCGTCTACGTATTCATGACGGAATTCACTGGCAAGGATCGTTGGAAGCACGGCGAACGCAAGAACATCGTTTTAAAGAATTGGAAAGCAACGGACCAATCCAAAGTATCGGTTCTGGGGCAAAACGACAAAGTGTTGGAATACAACCCCAAAGCGGATCCGACGTCACGAGTCAAACAGACCGACGCCGGAATCGAACTCTCCATCATGCGAGCCCAACGTATCTACAACAACAAGGCTTGGCCCAACACCGTGGTCCTTAAGCTTGAGAATGTTGAATTTGTAGGAAACACAGATTAG
- a CDS encoding alpha-L-fucosidase, with product MMRTLTALSFAFLALCTLAPCQAQRFSKPRLEGDLRNDPALEDEFMDWGLGIFVHWSFDSQLGSVISHSMDYASRDYLDRYVNELPKTFNPTQYDPDKWMEIAKLAGAKYMVFTTKHHSGFCMWDTKTTDFNIMNTPYGKDIVGEYVEACRRHGLKVGYYYSPEDFAFHYERDVPARGGVEAGKYHDELVAYTKKHLDELFSNYGEIDVIFLDGGHKGELAQYVHEIAPRCLVTRGEMVTPEQRLPPDPILGPWETCFTLGNQWQYKPTNEDYKSGTRLINMLIETRAKGGNLLINMGPMPSGIVPLEQEERFRELALWMFVNNEAIYDIRPCVVAGDKDVYYTQSKDGKYVYAFLTGLTDDDPNGGTQWGRSARKDVLLKQLKSTPDTQISVLGQEHRMEKFTSRHDIGTRFKQTDAGLEVSAVRAQRLYNNRRWPNAVVLRLENVEFVD from the coding sequence ATGATGAGAACACTCACAGCGTTAAGCTTCGCCTTTTTAGCTCTATGCACTTTGGCACCCTGCCAAGCGCAGAGGTTCAGTAAGCCTCGATTAGAAGGCGACCTGAGGAACGACCCAGCATTGGAAGATGAGTTCATGGATTGGGGGCTAGGCATATTTGTGCATTGGTCGTTCGATTCCCAGCTTGGATCCGTTATCAGCCATTCGATGGACTATGCCTCGCGTGACTACCTGGATCGCTACGTCAACGAGTTGCCGAAAACGTTCAATCCGACGCAGTACGATCCGGACAAATGGATGGAAATTGCCAAACTGGCGGGAGCCAAGTACATGGTCTTCACCACCAAGCACCACAGCGGATTCTGCATGTGGGATACGAAGACCACTGATTTCAACATCATGAACACACCGTATGGCAAAGACATCGTCGGAGAGTACGTGGAAGCCTGCCGACGCCATGGTTTGAAGGTCGGATACTACTATTCACCCGAGGATTTCGCGTTCCATTATGAGCGTGATGTGCCAGCACGTGGCGGGGTGGAGGCAGGTAAGTATCACGATGAATTGGTTGCCTATACCAAGAAGCACTTGGACGAACTTTTCTCCAACTATGGAGAGATCGACGTGATCTTTTTGGATGGTGGACACAAAGGCGAACTTGCGCAATACGTCCATGAGATTGCGCCACGCTGTTTGGTGACTCGCGGCGAGATGGTAACTCCCGAGCAAAGACTGCCGCCGGACCCGATTCTTGGTCCTTGGGAAACCTGCTTTACGCTGGGCAATCAATGGCAATACAAGCCCACCAATGAGGACTATAAGTCTGGCACGCGACTGATCAACATGTTGATTGAAACCCGCGCTAAAGGTGGCAACCTCCTGATCAACATGGGCCCCATGCCATCGGGGATTGTCCCGCTCGAGCAAGAGGAACGTTTCCGAGAATTGGCGCTTTGGATGTTTGTCAACAACGAGGCCATCTATGACATTCGCCCATGTGTCGTGGCAGGCGACAAGGATGTGTACTACACCCAATCCAAGGATGGAAAATATGTCTACGCCTTCTTGACCGGATTGACAGATGACGATCCAAATGGCGGCACCCAATGGGGCAGATCGGCAAGAAAGGACGTCCTGCTCAAACAACTGAAGTCGACCCCCGATACCCAAATTAGCGTTCTCGGCCAGGAGCATCGAATGGAGAAATTCACGTCGAGGCATGATATCGGAACGCGGTTTAAACAGACCGATGCCGGACTAGAGGTCTCGGCCGTGCGAGCTCAGCGCCTTTACAACAACCGTCGTTGGCCCAACGCCGTCGTCCTGCGACTCGAGAATGTCGAATTTGTTGACTGA
- a CDS encoding putative glycoside hydrolase — MKALFIKKLATISIVLAWSIPALHAADGYPPFSWDTVPTYAHMANRSDDFTSEQLDFLAEHFDFITIEKGQATRKHGSMDKGFAIAAKGIKQRNPNAKVLFYLNSTIKIGGYEANERFPIDGELKSTEGERLTIFGSIPFFDLTQPEVRTWWEDTAHAAVRDLGADGIFIDAINKMNNANRRRVLTPQKIDALNTGILSMLKQTREKIGSSKLMIQNGVPQKADDPAAALLAVNDGAMDEHFVSSTKVNKEQLAADMEAFQKQAKAGKVMVCKTWPGFDWRDKELMGQPRAERSQLARERITFALACFLVVAEPYSYFCYTWGYQGDDTGTFEWYPELDKPLGPPKGDAQRIGWQYTREFAHAAVFVDIETGEARIDWK, encoded by the coding sequence ATGAAAGCTCTTTTCATTAAGAAGTTAGCTACGATTTCTATCGTGCTTGCATGGTCGATACCCGCCCTGCACGCTGCCGATGGCTATCCACCATTCAGTTGGGATACAGTGCCAACCTACGCTCACATGGCGAATCGTTCTGATGATTTCACATCCGAGCAATTGGATTTCCTAGCGGAACATTTCGATTTCATCACCATTGAGAAAGGGCAAGCGACGCGCAAGCACGGAAGCATGGATAAAGGCTTCGCAATCGCAGCGAAAGGGATTAAGCAGCGCAACCCCAACGCGAAGGTGCTGTTCTATTTGAACTCCACGATCAAAATTGGTGGTTATGAAGCTAACGAACGTTTTCCGATTGACGGAGAGTTGAAGAGCACCGAAGGGGAGAGACTGACCATATTTGGAAGTATTCCCTTCTTTGATTTGACTCAACCGGAGGTGCGTACGTGGTGGGAGGATACGGCCCATGCGGCGGTTCGTGATTTAGGTGCGGACGGGATCTTTATCGACGCGATCAACAAGATGAACAACGCCAATCGACGTCGGGTGCTGACTCCCCAAAAAATCGATGCGTTGAATACGGGCATACTTTCGATGCTGAAGCAGACACGTGAAAAAATCGGATCATCGAAGCTGATGATTCAAAACGGAGTGCCACAAAAAGCAGACGATCCCGCCGCAGCACTGCTCGCGGTGAACGATGGCGCCATGGACGAACATTTTGTTAGCTCAACCAAGGTCAACAAAGAACAGTTGGCTGCGGACATGGAGGCGTTCCAAAAGCAGGCCAAGGCCGGAAAAGTGATGGTCTGCAAAACGTGGCCTGGCTTCGATTGGCGAGATAAAGAGTTAATGGGACAACCACGCGCAGAACGATCGCAACTCGCACGCGAGCGAATCACGTTCGCCTTGGCATGCTTTCTAGTCGTTGCTGAGCCGTACTCCTATTTTTGTTACACCTGGGGCTATCAAGGCGATGACACCGGAACATTCGAATGGTATCCGGAATTAGACAAGCCACTTGGGCCACCCAAGGGCGATGCCCAACGGATAGGCTGGCAGTACACGCGTGAATTTGCTCACGCCGCAGTCTTTGTCGATATTGAAACCGGGGAAGCCCGAATTGATTGGAAGTAA
- a CDS encoding glycosyl hydrolase family 28 protein, whose protein sequence is MKRPFDAINHEEKSTMMKPGLLSLVLLSLPVCCWATGTFSTAYFEAENFTGQTGDSKASSEHFPYIGTGYLEMGGQNATATWNNITVPTAGRYTLIFKYANNTEEDLACDLKVNGALIRSIPFRPFLQNWENIRSELATGYNKEDYGWSKYWNARVMVDLKAGANTLELIATSDKGGPHIDNIAVSTAISEPPAPVVNVKDHGAVGDGSTDNTEAIAKAIAACPPGGSVVFDEGVYMTGSITLKGNMTLWISENAIVRNFAGNEKIKTYSEGSFQGGYITRYFMFGNQVDNLTITGGGTIDLNTTERLPGRSSTRRPSTLGFVNSNNVTVTNIDMIHNDFWAFVPQRSDNITIDGLNIFNVNKDGIATIDCHDITITNCVISSGDDAMVPKSYDASKGIDNMVVKNITVNHTRWKGFKYGGSTKGDFTNSSFEDMAIVHSHSGIALYAMSGIDVTNIKFNRIKMNWVQTPFFVVRDAAASTTTPGMQDIHFSNIEVRNVYGSEGSSIQGTEKNGTVYPIKDIYFTNVDVKNFKGGVKEVPGTPREFPGGYPETTVFGTFPAWGYYIRHAENVVFTNVTHDVSPEDAREAIVLEDVTGFKTVSTKNDNDVTAAEMDIWGKGEVPSITDPNDVPQTLEDIWSGYEKSYDAHNPLEIKIHKTWKTNDGIVVNWVQMTVGTFLGEKAVICGYWAYPEGAKSLPALLALSGGKQTAAERTVLEWARRGYACFHPNNDQTRTLSGDGEKLPNTNWGAIVHNGALGPYGSLTPAGNTIDAVLSPRNSWYFPRQIAARRIITFMQEQPQVNPDKIGVTGHSTGGALATQVSIDPRISAAVPSMGGAGGLYLEHPVLKGTMRNQGGLSGDDLEILKNTIDGFAYWKKMHAPVLLIGASNDFNAPDWNSIESLKLTDVEKHYITWPNLSHKTRPEVAMAGYLWFEDHLKGAFDFPARPKSELLVKQPDGIPVFRVTAAPTTLKIKRVEVCFTNDRDVKNRVWTTASPVQSQDGTWSIETPVSNLEEPLFAFANVIYDLGSPYDGRSGVAVTSNYVYAWPEELKAANVKSNSK, encoded by the coding sequence TTGAAACGTCCTTTCGATGCCATCAACCATGAGGAAAAAAGTACGATGATGAAACCAGGTCTTCTCTCGCTGGTGTTGTTATCCCTACCCGTTTGCTGTTGGGCAACGGGCACCTTTTCAACGGCATATTTTGAAGCCGAAAACTTTACCGGTCAAACCGGCGACAGCAAGGCAAGCAGCGAACACTTCCCGTACATCGGAACGGGTTATTTGGAAATGGGCGGTCAGAACGCCACGGCTACCTGGAACAACATCACGGTTCCGACAGCCGGAAGATACACACTCATCTTCAAATACGCCAATAACACCGAGGAAGATCTCGCTTGTGATTTGAAGGTGAATGGCGCTTTGATCAGAAGCATTCCCTTTCGTCCATTCCTCCAAAACTGGGAAAACATCAGATCCGAATTAGCAACCGGATACAACAAAGAGGATTATGGTTGGTCCAAGTATTGGAATGCGCGGGTGATGGTCGACTTGAAAGCCGGGGCTAATACGCTAGAGCTGATTGCGACATCCGACAAAGGCGGGCCTCACATCGATAACATCGCCGTGAGCACGGCAATCAGTGAGCCACCTGCTCCCGTCGTCAACGTTAAAGATCATGGTGCCGTCGGAGACGGCAGCACGGATAATACCGAAGCCATCGCGAAAGCCATCGCCGCGTGCCCGCCCGGAGGCTCCGTGGTCTTCGATGAGGGGGTGTACATGACTGGGTCCATTACCCTTAAGGGAAACATGACCCTTTGGATTTCTGAAAACGCCATCGTACGAAATTTTGCGGGCAATGAAAAAATCAAAACCTACTCGGAAGGTTCTTTTCAAGGCGGATACATCACCAGGTATTTCATGTTCGGAAACCAGGTAGATAATTTGACGATTACCGGTGGGGGGACCATCGATCTCAATACGACCGAAAGACTTCCTGGTAGATCGAGTACCCGTCGTCCTTCAACATTGGGATTTGTCAATTCGAATAACGTTACGGTTACCAACATTGATATGATCCACAATGATTTCTGGGCTTTCGTCCCTCAGAGATCGGATAACATCACGATTGATGGCCTGAATATCTTCAATGTGAACAAGGATGGCATCGCCACGATTGATTGTCACGACATCACGATAACCAACTGTGTTATCTCCAGTGGTGATGACGCCATGGTTCCCAAAAGTTACGACGCTTCCAAGGGAATCGACAACATGGTGGTAAAGAATATTACGGTCAATCACACCAGATGGAAGGGGTTCAAATATGGCGGCTCTACAAAGGGTGATTTTACCAACTCATCTTTCGAGGACATGGCCATCGTTCATTCTCACAGCGGCATCGCCTTGTATGCAATGTCGGGCATTGATGTAACAAACATCAAGTTCAATCGCATCAAAATGAATTGGGTGCAAACCCCCTTCTTTGTTGTCCGCGATGCCGCGGCATCAACCACCACACCTGGGATGCAAGACATTCATTTCTCAAACATTGAAGTCCGGAATGTCTATGGGTCAGAAGGCAGTTCCATTCAGGGTACAGAGAAAAATGGAACGGTTTATCCGATCAAAGATATCTACTTCACCAATGTGGACGTGAAGAATTTTAAAGGAGGAGTGAAAGAAGTGCCCGGAACCCCTCGGGAATTTCCAGGTGGCTATCCCGAGACAACTGTTTTTGGAACCTTTCCTGCCTGGGGCTATTATATCCGGCACGCGGAAAACGTGGTGTTCACCAATGTGACCCATGATGTTTCCCCTGAAGATGCTCGCGAAGCAATTGTGCTTGAAGATGTCACCGGGTTTAAGACGGTGAGCACGAAGAACGACAATGACGTGACAGCTGCTGAAATGGATATCTGGGGGAAAGGTGAAGTTCCATCGATTACCGATCCAAATGATGTCCCGCAGACTCTTGAAGATATCTGGAGCGGATACGAAAAGAGTTATGACGCACACAACCCTTTAGAAATAAAAATTCATAAGACCTGGAAAACGAACGATGGTATCGTTGTCAACTGGGTGCAGATGACGGTAGGGACGTTCTTGGGGGAAAAGGCGGTTATCTGTGGGTACTGGGCCTATCCCGAAGGGGCTAAGAGCCTTCCCGCTCTACTTGCACTAAGCGGGGGCAAGCAGACGGCAGCCGAGAGAACCGTGTTGGAATGGGCCCGGCGTGGCTATGCCTGTTTCCATCCAAACAATGACCAGACTCGTACTCTAAGCGGAGATGGTGAAAAGCTTCCCAATACCAACTGGGGTGCCATTGTTCATAATGGCGCCCTCGGCCCCTACGGCTCGCTCACACCTGCGGGCAATACGATCGACGCCGTATTAAGCCCTCGCAATAGCTGGTATTTCCCTCGCCAGATCGCTGCTCGCCGCATCATTACCTTCATGCAGGAACAGCCACAGGTTAATCCCGACAAGATTGGGGTAACCGGCCATTCAACGGGCGGGGCTTTAGCAACCCAGGTAAGTATCGATCCTCGAATCTCGGCCGCCGTCCCTTCAATGGGAGGTGCAGGAGGGCTTTATCTCGAACATCCTGTCTTGAAAGGAACCATGCGAAATCAGGGGGGGCTGAGCGGAGACGATCTGGAGATATTGAAGAACACGATTGACGGTTTCGCCTATTGGAAAAAGATGCATGCTCCCGTCTTGTTGATTGGTGCATCGAATGATTTCAATGCCCCGGATTGGAATAGTATCGAATCGCTCAAGTTGACCGATGTCGAAAAACACTACATCACCTGGCCGAACCTCAGCCACAAGACTAGGCCGGAAGTCGCGATGGCTGGATATCTATGGTTCGAGGATCACCTCAAAGGTGCTTTTGATTTCCCGGCAAGACCCAAGTCAGAATTATTGGTAAAGCAACCCGATGGCATTCCAGTATTTCGAGTAACCGCCGCACCCACAACATTGAAAATCAAACGAGTGGAAGTTTGTTTCACCAATGACCGCGACGTGAAAAATCGGGTTTGGACCACCGCATCACCCGTGCAGAGCCAGGATGGAACCTGGTCGATCGAGACGCCAGTCTCCAACCTTGAAGAACCCCTGTTTGCCTTTGCCAATGTCATTTACGACCTCGGCAGTCCCTACGATGGTAGGTCGGGCGTGGCCGTGACCAGTAACTACGTCTATGCCTGGCCTGAAGAACTCAAAGCCGCCAACGTGAAGTCAAACAGTAAGTAA
- a CDS encoding glycosyl hydrolase family 28 protein, with amino-acid sequence MFDVKRSYLTMMKQIPFLIAAMIGMPSTSSANAFSTAYFEAENFTSQTGGNKASTEYFPYIGEGYLEMGGQGATVTWNNITVPEAGKYTLLFKYANNTEQDRPCDLKVNGVQIKNLAFGPFTKNWETHRRGVSSDYNEENYGWAKYWMTRVIVDLQAGTNTVELTATGVQGGPHIDNIGVSTAIAEPPAPIVNVSDHGAIGDGQTDNSQAIADAIEACPTGGSVVFEPGIYMTGSVTLKANITIWISEGATIRAFQDNSKFKNFSGGFFSKYFVFGNEVDNLTITGGGAIDGNSVGTLWNSVRERNRPTLFGFANSKNVTVTNIDILNSGFWTFVPETTDGLMIDGINLLSIHGYNKDGIDPIDVQNAYITNSTVTCTDDAICPKSYDRNVGIDNLVVKNITVNSTQWKGFKFGSATHGDFTNSLFEDLAFVYCHSGLALLSVDGSNVKNLRFNRIKMSNVQTPIYFLNGTGLRTGRVGSTVEDIHVSNIEVRDVYGEQGSSIQGADVDGTVYPIKNIYLSNVDVQAFKGGVNSVPNNPQEMPRRSYPEVTVFGTYPAWGYYIRHAENVVFHNVTHSVSPEDAREAIVLVDVTGFENKGQTHPLPVETQP; translated from the coding sequence ATGTTCGATGTAAAAAGAAGCTATTTAACAATGATGAAGCAAATCCCGTTTTTGATAGCCGCCATGATTGGCATGCCATCGACGTCTTCCGCTAATGCATTTTCGACAGCCTATTTTGAAGCTGAAAACTTCACGAGCCAGACCGGCGGCAATAAGGCAAGCACCGAGTATTTTCCCTACATCGGTGAGGGATACCTGGAGATGGGAGGACAAGGGGCCACCGTCACCTGGAATAACATCACGGTTCCCGAAGCGGGCAAGTACACCCTGCTTTTCAAGTACGCAAACAATACCGAACAGGATCGCCCGTGTGACTTAAAGGTGAATGGGGTTCAGATAAAAAACTTGGCCTTCGGTCCTTTCACAAAAAACTGGGAAACACATCGACGTGGTGTTTCGAGCGATTACAACGAAGAGAATTACGGGTGGGCCAAGTACTGGATGACCCGAGTGATCGTGGATCTCCAGGCTGGGACCAATACCGTCGAACTTACAGCCACCGGTGTCCAAGGAGGCCCTCACATTGACAACATCGGCGTGAGCACGGCGATTGCAGAGCCGCCCGCACCCATTGTAAATGTGTCCGATCATGGAGCCATAGGAGACGGGCAGACCGATAACAGCCAGGCCATTGCCGATGCTATTGAAGCATGTCCCACCGGCGGTTCTGTTGTGTTTGAACCAGGTATCTACATGACAGGATCCGTTACTCTGAAAGCAAATATTACGATATGGATTTCAGAAGGGGCCACGATTCGTGCTTTTCAGGACAATTCGAAATTCAAGAATTTTTCCGGCGGATTTTTCAGTAAATATTTTGTGTTCGGAAATGAGGTCGACAACCTGACCATCACCGGCGGAGGGGCGATCGATGGCAACTCTGTGGGGACACTGTGGAATAGCGTACGCGAAAGAAATAGACCCACTTTGTTTGGCTTCGCAAACTCAAAAAATGTCACAGTAACAAATATAGACATTCTCAACAGCGGTTTTTGGACCTTTGTTCCTGAAACAACAGATGGCCTGATGATCGATGGTATTAATCTTCTAAGCATCCACGGATACAACAAGGATGGCATTGATCCAATCGATGTGCAGAACGCTTACATCACCAACAGTACGGTCACCTGCACGGATGATGCGATTTGCCCTAAAAGTTATGATCGAAACGTTGGCATCGACAATCTTGTGGTTAAAAACATAACGGTAAACAGTACCCAATGGAAAGGGTTTAAATTCGGTTCGGCTACCCATGGCGATTTCACGAATTCTCTTTTTGAAGACCTCGCGTTTGTCTATTGCCATAGCGGTTTGGCTCTTTTGTCGGTGGATGGATCGAACGTGAAGAACTTAAGGTTCAACCGCATCAAAATGAGCAATGTGCAGACACCCATTTATTTTCTCAACGGAACCGGTTTAAGGACCGGCAGAGTCGGTTCGACGGTGGAAGATATTCACGTCAGTAATATTGAGGTGCGTGATGTCTACGGGGAACAGGGCAGCTCCATTCAGGGAGCCGATGTCGACGGTACCGTGTACCCCATTAAAAACATATACCTCTCCAATGTGGATGTACAAGCTTTTAAAGGTGGCGTAAATAGCGTACCGAACAACCCTCAGGAAATGCCTCGACGCTCTTATCCTGAAGTCACCGTGTTTGGCACCTATCCAGCCTGGGGCTATTACATTCGACACGCTGAAAATGTGGTCTTTCATAATGTAACCCATAGCGTTTCTCCAGAAGATGCTCGCGAAGCGATCGTGCTTGTGGATGTAACGGGATTTGAAAACAAGGGGCAGACTCATCCTCTTCCCGTCGAGACCCAACCCTAA
- a CDS encoding glycoside hydrolase family 28 protein produces MKQRIIFNLLLFVVASISSMAYAETIQPKVFNIKTYGAIGDGVAMETEAVQKTIDACHDAGGGVVWVPAGDFQIGTIILRSNVTLSLDYGASLLGSTKLADYPTDKLSRAREGGPHCLIYAENAKNITIEGLGVIDGRGTHENFPRKGGTNSGVRPRLMRLESCEDLTFSGVTYKRPAFWGLHLIDCKNIHFDAVTLRFRNNNFNNDGLDLDGCENVLIENCDLSAGDDAICLKSSLNPCRNIVVRGCRADSNTAAVKFGSSSRGGFIDISITNCHFHDCPMGAIKLQSVDGGRLENITISRIVMKDVGNPIFLRLGNRNSSFGVRSERGQRADDASENVFTGTLKNVRISDLVAEVTVEDREKAMEAVYRSIKMETAPYVTDKEKGRAGPIMITGIPGHSIENVVLENVKISYPGHGTEEDAKRVVAEDEDRYPEQFFFGVLPAWGAYIRHAKNVEFKNVELTLRGDDARQKIVLDDVQDFVNH; encoded by the coding sequence ATGAAACAGAGAATCATTTTTAACTTGCTGCTATTTGTAGTCGCAAGCATCTCTTCGATGGCGTATGCGGAGACGATCCAACCGAAGGTGTTTAACATCAAAACCTACGGTGCTATCGGTGATGGCGTAGCGATGGAAACGGAAGCGGTGCAAAAGACCATCGATGCCTGCCATGATGCAGGCGGCGGAGTGGTTTGGGTGCCGGCAGGCGATTTTCAAATTGGAACGATCATCCTTAGGAGTAATGTGACCCTCTCGCTTGATTACGGGGCTAGCTTACTCGGCAGCACCAAGCTAGCGGACTACCCGACGGACAAGCTCAGCCGAGCGAGAGAGGGTGGCCCCCATTGTCTGATCTACGCGGAAAACGCGAAGAACATCACGATTGAAGGACTCGGCGTGATCGATGGCAGAGGAACTCACGAGAACTTCCCCAGGAAGGGTGGAACGAACTCTGGCGTCCGCCCGCGTCTGATGCGATTGGAGAGCTGTGAGGATCTCACGTTTTCTGGCGTCACCTACAAGCGGCCTGCCTTCTGGGGACTGCATTTGATCGACTGCAAGAACATTCACTTTGATGCCGTTACGCTGCGTTTTCGCAACAACAACTTCAACAATGATGGACTGGATCTCGACGGTTGCGAGAACGTGCTCATCGAGAACTGTGATCTCAGCGCCGGGGACGACGCGATCTGCTTGAAAAGCTCCTTGAACCCTTGCAGGAACATTGTCGTGCGTGGATGCAGGGCGGATAGTAATACAGCTGCGGTCAAATTTGGCTCGTCCTCCCGTGGCGGGTTCATCGATATCAGCATCACGAACTGCCATTTTCATGATTGCCCAATGGGCGCCATCAAATTGCAATCGGTGGATGGCGGGCGCTTGGAGAATATCACGATCTCCAGAATCGTCATGAAAGACGTGGGCAACCCGATCTTTTTGCGTTTGGGAAATCGCAACAGTTCGTTTGGTGTGAGGTCCGAACGAGGCCAGAGGGCAGACGATGCGTCCGAGAACGTATTTACCGGGACATTGAAGAATGTGCGGATTAGCGATCTGGTCGCAGAGGTGACCGTTGAAGACCGCGAGAAAGCGATGGAGGCTGTCTACCGGAGCATCAAGATGGAAACGGCTCCCTATGTGACCGACAAGGAAAAAGGCAGAGCGGGGCCGATCATGATCACCGGTATTCCCGGCCACTCTATCGAGAATGTGGTTCTGGAAAACGTCAAGATATCCTATCCCGGTCACGGCACCGAGGAAGACGCGAAACGGGTGGTTGCTGAGGACGAAGACCGGTATCCGGAACAGTTCTTCTTTGGCGTGCTGCCGGCTTGGGGAGCGTACATTCGCCATGCGAAGAATGTTGAGTTCAAGAATGTTGAATTGACCCTTCGCGGCGACGACGCACGTCAGAAGATTGTATTGGATGACGTTCAGGATTTTGTGAATCACTGA